The following are from one region of the Procambarus clarkii isolate CNS0578487 chromosome 52, FALCON_Pclarkii_2.0, whole genome shotgun sequence genome:
- the LOC138352186 gene encoding mucin-2-like, with protein MCAEYVLCISSTLEISPAQKVRSRQTPPFNTNIHRFPYHLPEPTHATIQNQPTPPSRTNPRHLPEPTHATFQNQPTPPSSTNPRYLPELTHATFQNQPTPPSRTNPRHHPVPTHATVQYQPTPPSSTNPRHRPVPTHATVQYQPTPPSSTNPRHHPVPTHVTVQYQPTSPSSTNPRHHPVPTHATVQYQPTSPSKYQPTPPSSTNPRHRPVPTHVTIQYQPTPPSSTNPRHRPVPTHATIQYQPTPPSSTNPRLRQYQPTPPSSTNPRHHPVPTHATVQYQPTSPSVPTHVTIQYQPTSPSSTNPRHRPVPTHATIQYQPTPPSSTNPRHRQYQPTPPSSTNPRHRPVPTHVTIQYQPTPPSSTNPRLRPVPTHATIQYQPTPPSSTNPRHRPVPTHVTVQYQPTPPSSTNPRHRPVPTHVTIQYQPTPPSSTNPRHRPVPTHATIQYQPTPPSNTNPRHRPVPTHATIQYQPTPPSSTNPRHRQYQPTPPSSTNPRHHPVPTRATIQYQPTSPSSTNPRHRPVPTHVTVSTNPRHHPVPTHVTVQYQPTPPSSTNPRHHPVPTHVTVSTNPRHHPVPTHVTIQYQPTPPPSTNPRHHPVPTHVTVSTNPRHHPVPTHVTIQYQATPPSRTNPRHRPVPTHVTIQYHPTPPSSTNPRHRPEPTHVTVQYQPTSPSSTNPRHRPVPTHVTVITNPRHRPVPTHVTIQYQPTPPSSTNPRHRQYQPTPPSRTNPRHRPVPTHVTVQFQPTPPSSSNPRHRPVPTHVTVSTNPRHRPVPTHVTVSTNPRHHPVPTHVTVQFQPTPPSSSNPRHRPVPTHATVKRLSPSPFSPRRL; from the exons ATGTGTGCCGAATACGTTCTCTGTATTTCTTCTACTTTAGAAATCTCTCCTGCTCAGAAAGTGAGA AGCCGACAAACGCCCCCATTCAACACCAACATACACCGCTTTCCATACCACCTTCCAGAACCAACCCACGCCACCATCCAGAACCAACCCACGCCACCTTCCAGAACCAACCCACGCCACCTTCCAGAACCAACCCACGCCACCTTCCAGAACCAACCCACGCCACCGTCCAGTACCAACCCACGCTACCTTCCAGAACTAACCCACGCCACCTTCCAGAACCAACCCACGCCACCTTCCAGAACCAACCCACGCCACCATCCAGTACCAACCCACGCCACCGTCCAGTACCAACCCACGCCACCATCCAGTACCAACCCACGCCACCGTCCAGTACCAACCCACGCCACCGTCCAGTACCAACCCACGCCACCATCCAGTACCAACCCACGCCACCATCCAGTACCAACCCACGTCACCGTCCAGTACCAACCCACGTCACCGTCCAGTACAAACCCACGCCACCATCCAGTACCAACCCACGCCACCGTCCAGTACCAACCCACGTCACCGTCCAAGTACCAACCCACGCCACCGTCCAGTACCAACCCACGCCACCGTCCAGTACCAACCCACGTCACCATCCAGTACCAACCCACGCCACCATCCAGTACCAACCCACGTCACCGTCCAGTACCAACCCACGCCACCATCCAGTACCAACCCACGCCACCGTCCAGTACCAACCCACGTCTCCGTCAGTACCAACCCACGCCACCATCCAGTACCAACCCACGTCACCATCCAGTACCAACCCACGCCACCGTCCAATACCAACCCACGTCACCGTCAGTACCAACCCACGTCACCATCCAGTACCAACCCACGTCACCGTCCAGTACCAACCCACGCCACCGTCCAGTACCAACCCACGCCACCATCCAGTACCAACCCACGCCACCGTCCAGTACCAACCCACGTCACCGTCAGTACCAACCCACGCCACCGTCCAGTACCAACCCACGCCACCGTCCAGTACCAACCCACGTCACCATCCAGTACCAACCCACGCCACCATCCAGTACCAACCCACGTCTCCGTCCAGTACCAACCCACGCCACCATCCAGTACCAACCCACGCCACCGTCCAGTACCAACCCACGCCACCGTCCAGTACCAACCCACGTCACCGTCCAGTACCAACCCACGCCACCGTCCAGTACCAACCCACGCCACCGTCCAGTACCAACCCACGTCACCATCCAGTACCAACCCACGCCACCATCCAGTACCAACCCACGTCACCGTCCAGTACCAACCCACGCCACCATCCAGTACCAACCCACGCCACCGTCCAATACCAACCCACGCCACCGTCCAGTACCAACCCACGCCACCATCCAGTACCAACCCACACCACCGTCCAGTACCAACCCACGTCACCGTCAGTACCAACCCACGCCACCTTCCAGTACCAACCCACGTCACCATCCAGTACCAACCCGCGCCACCATCCAGTACCAACCCACGTCACCATCCAGTACCAACCCACGCCACCGTCCAGTACCAACCCACGTCACCGTCAGTACCAACCCACGCCACCATCCAGTACCAACCCACGTCACCGTCCAGTACCAACCCACGCCACCATCCAGTACCAACCCACGTCACCATCCCGTACCAACCCACGTCACCGTCAGTACCAACCCACGCCACCATCCAGTACCAACCCACGTCACCATCCAGTACCAACCCACGCCACCGCCCAGTACCAACCCACGTCACCATCCCGTACCAACCCACGTCACCGTCAGTACCAACCCACGCCACCATCCAGTACCAACCCACGTCACCATCCAGTACCAAGCCACGCCACCGTCCAGAACCAACCCACGTCACCGTCCAGTACCAACCCACGTCACCATCCAGTACCATCCCACGCCACCGTCCAGTACCAACCCACGTCACCGTCCAGAACCAACCCACGTCACCGTCCAGTACCAACCTACGTCACCATCCAGTACCAACCCACGCCACCGTCCAGTACCAACCCACGTCACCGTCATTACCAACCCACGTCACCGTCCAGTACCAACCCACGTCACCATCCAGTACCAACCCACGCCACCGTCCAGTACCAACCCACGTCACCGTCAGTACCAACCCACGCCACCTTCCAGAACCAACCCACGCCACCGTCCAGTACCAACCCACGTCACCGTCCAGTTCCAACCCACGCCACCGTCCAGTTCCAACCCACGCCACCGTCCAGTACCAACCCACGTCACCGTCAGTACCAACCCACGTCACCGTCCAGTACCAACCCACGTCACCGTCAGTACCAACCCACGTCACCATCCAGTACCAACCCACGTCACCGTCCAGTTCCAACCCACGCCACCGTCCAGTTCCAACCCACGCCACCGTCCAGTACCAACCCACGCCACCGTCAAGCGCCTGAGTCCGTCTCCCTTCTCACCACGACGGCTCTAA